A single genomic interval of Lewinellaceae bacterium harbors:
- a CDS encoding MoxR family ATPase yields MIQGKNYQRYEGKKLLKATPALSYQPEELKGEVKEQKKVLEERIAPYFPSEALKDAVEYARILQRPLLLRGEPGSGKTRLAQAVAYELYGKDYRRKYFEWYIKSSTKARDGLYAFDHLARLRDVELARHQNNGEPQPEKEDLFKYRAFGPLGQAYLSSKADAPAVLLIDEIDKADLDFPNDLLFELEQKRFFVEETSEEIVAEYPPLIFITSNDEKDLPNAFLRRCVFFYIDFPGEELLMDIAKANAGNWAKQYEKAMPEKLVEDIVRRFRQLYADMKNNPNTDKAPSTSELLDWLRVLYYRFLQGKLDGDSLPKGELPHPEVLLKSLDDYKAQVNK; encoded by the coding sequence ATGATCCAGGGAAAAAACTACCAGCGATACGAGGGAAAAAAACTGCTGAAAGCTACTCCGGCGCTAAGCTACCAGCCCGAGGAACTGAAGGGAGAAGTCAAGGAACAAAAGAAAGTGCTGGAAGAGAGAATTGCCCCTTACTTCCCCAGCGAGGCGTTGAAAGACGCGGTGGAATACGCCCGTATCCTGCAGCGGCCGCTGTTGCTGCGGGGAGAGCCGGGTTCGGGCAAGACCCGCCTGGCGCAAGCTGTGGCATACGAGCTTTACGGCAAGGATTACCGCCGGAAATATTTCGAATGGTACATCAAATCCTCTACTAAAGCACGGGATGGCCTGTACGCCTTCGACCACCTGGCCCGCCTGCGGGATGTGGAGCTGGCCCGCCATCAAAACAATGGCGAACCGCAGCCGGAAAAAGAAGACTTGTTCAAATACCGGGCTTTCGGCCCATTGGGGCAGGCCTACCTGTCGTCCAAAGCCGACGCGCCGGCTGTCCTGCTCATCGACGAGATCGACAAAGCCGACCTGGATTTCCCCAACGACCTGTTGTTCGAGCTGGAACAAAAACGCTTTTTTGTGGAAGAAACCAGCGAGGAGATCGTTGCCGAATACCCTCCTCTGATCTTCATCACCAGCAATGATGAAAAGGATTTGCCCAACGCTTTCCTGCGGCGCTGCGTGTTTTTCTACATCGACTTCCCCGGCGAAGAACTGCTGATGGACATTGCCAAAGCCAATGCCGGAAACTGGGCGAAACAATACGAAAAGGCCATGCCCGAAAAGCTGGTCGAAGACATCGTGCGCCGGTTCCGGCAGTTGTATGCCGATATGAAAAACAATCCCAATACCGACAAGGCGCCTTCCACCAGCGAACTGCTCGACTGGCTGCGGGTGCTGTACTACCGGTTCCTGCAGGGCAAACTGGACGGGGATAGCCTGCCCAAGGGCGAGCTGCCCCACCCGGAGGTGCTGCTGAAGAGCTTGGATGATTACAAGGCTCAGGTCAATAAGTGA
- the msrB gene encoding peptide-methionine (R)-S-oxide reductase MsrB produces MFSLWACNQAQEGKTQMEQESSVAGRTFIGLDGDTLEPVEKSEEEWKAELEPQAFHVLREAGTERAFTGKYWDNKKKGVYTCAGCGLPLFSSETKFKSGTGWPSFWEPIRQEHVLLDTDTSYGMARTEVLCARCGGHQGHVFNDGPEPTGLRYCINSVSLDFVEGAKMEKGKP; encoded by the coding sequence ATGTTCAGCCTCTGGGCATGCAACCAGGCGCAGGAAGGCAAAACCCAAATGGAACAAGAATCTTCGGTTGCTGGCCGCACCTTCATCGGCCTGGACGGCGACACCCTCGAGCCGGTGGAGAAAAGCGAGGAAGAATGGAAAGCTGAACTCGAGCCCCAGGCGTTCCACGTTCTCCGGGAAGCGGGCACAGAGCGTGCCTTTACCGGCAAGTACTGGGACAACAAGAAAAAAGGGGTGTACACCTGCGCCGGTTGCGGCCTGCCGCTTTTTTCTTCTGAAACCAAGTTCAAGTCGGGCACCGGATGGCCCAGCTTCTGGGAGCCCATCCGCCAGGAGCATGTGCTGCTTGACACCGATACCAGTTATGGAATGGCCCGCACCGAAGTGCTGTGCGCCCGCTGCGGCGGCCACCAGGGCCACGTTTTCAACGACGGCCCGGAACCGACCGGCCTGCGGTACTGCATCAATTCCGTTTCCCTGGATTTTGTGGAAGGAGCGAAGATGGAGAAGGGAAAGCCATAG
- a CDS encoding YebC/PmpR family DNA-binding transcriptional regulator yields MGRAFEYRKARKMKRWASMAKAFTRIGREISIAVKEGGPEPDYNPRLRLAIQNAKVANMPKANVENAIKKAVSKDAEDYQEIVYEGYAPHGIALVVETATNNPTRTVANVRHIFSKYGGNLSTSGSVDYMFTRKAIFKIEAAGQDQEELELELIDHGLEELGQEDGMLVLQCAFEDFGSLQKALEELSLEVKESELVRLPGHTKELSDEEVEEVIKLIEKMEDDEDVVNVFHNMDMES; encoded by the coding sequence ATGGGACGTGCTTTTGAATACAGGAAAGCAAGGAAGATGAAACGTTGGGCCAGCATGGCCAAGGCCTTTACCCGCATAGGGCGGGAAATTTCCATTGCCGTCAAGGAAGGCGGGCCGGAGCCGGATTACAACCCCCGCCTGCGCCTGGCCATACAGAACGCCAAAGTGGCCAATATGCCCAAGGCCAACGTCGAGAACGCCATTAAAAAGGCAGTCTCGAAAGACGCTGAGGACTATCAGGAGATCGTCTACGAAGGCTATGCCCCCCACGGCATCGCCCTGGTGGTGGAAACGGCAACCAACAACCCCACCCGGACGGTGGCCAATGTGCGCCACATCTTTTCCAAATACGGCGGCAACCTGAGCACCTCCGGTTCGGTAGATTATATGTTCACCCGCAAGGCCATCTTTAAAATCGAAGCTGCCGGCCAGGACCAGGAGGAGCTGGAACTCGAACTGATCGACCACGGCCTGGAAGAACTCGGCCAGGAAGACGGCATGCTGGTGCTGCAGTGTGCTTTTGAAGACTTTGGAAGCCTGCAAAAAGCCCTGGAAGAACTCAGCCTGGAGGTAAAAGAGTCGGAACTGGTTCGCCTGCCGGGCCATACCAAGGAACTCTCCGACGAGGAAGTGGAAGAAGTGATCAAACTGATAGAAAAAATGGAAGATGACGAAGATGTGGTCAACGTCTTCCACAACATGGATATGGAGTCGTGA
- a CDS encoding DUF2628 domain-containing protein yields the protein MKDILDLPDSEPSVEEASLAEFIGPENEYYLDQWSRMQEERTLSFHLWALALGPFWLLYRQLFRETALYVAFFLGLGLLRWSGIGFWLYENVFLLARVGILHLILGLSANRLYLQSCKRQVEKILSTTEGEEQKEALRRKGGVSILPPIVFLLLSLIWLISNYYQGYYGINTNFIF from the coding sequence ATGAAAGACATACTAGACCTTCCGGATTCCGAGCCCTCTGTCGAAGAGGCGAGCCTGGCGGAGTTCATCGGCCCGGAAAACGAATATTATCTGGATCAATGGAGCCGCATGCAGGAAGAGCGTACGCTGAGCTTCCACCTCTGGGCGCTGGCGCTGGGCCCTTTCTGGCTGTTGTACCGCCAGTTGTTTCGGGAGACGGCGCTCTACGTAGCCTTTTTTTTAGGGCTGGGGCTGCTCCGGTGGTCGGGCATTGGATTCTGGCTGTACGAAAATGTGTTTTTGCTGGCGCGGGTGGGCATCCTGCACCTGATCCTGGGGTTGTCTGCCAACCGTTTATACCTGCAGTCCTGCAAGCGCCAGGTGGAAAAAATATTGAGCACAACCGAAGGAGAAGAACAAAAGGAGGCGCTCCGGCGCAAGGGAGGGGTATCCATCCTGCCGCCCATCGTGTTTTTGTTGCTTTCGCTCATCTGGCTGATCAGCAATTACTATCAGGGGTACTACGGGATTAATACTAATTTTATATTTTAA
- a CDS encoding site-2 protease family protein has product MTWSLKIARIAGINVYLHWTFLILLAWIFIANLNAGQRASEALTGVVFVLALFACVVLHEFGHALTARRFGIQTQRITLLPIGGLAMLEKMPEKPKQELIVALAGPAVNVVIALLLFAYLKLSGQALPTSQLEDPSQISLGKYFIPNLLFVNVLLFAFNLIPAFPMDGGRVLRALLSMRYSRATATNIAAKIGQFLAIGFVFFGLMYDFWLIFIGLFIYLGASGEASYETQRSLLSRLIVGDVLMHQYTPLHAWDTIGKAVETLLDGQEKEFIVTEDNQIIGTISRDDIIKGLQILGKEERLKRIVNQDWIRLSTDMELNEAYEQMSRKKLSICPVYDASGNLVGVLNQENILEAVMVESAKEGNRAKPGAVAE; this is encoded by the coding sequence ATGACCTGGTCTCTGAAAATCGCCCGCATTGCGGGCATCAATGTATACCTTCACTGGACGTTCCTCATCCTGCTGGCGTGGATTTTCATTGCCAACCTCAATGCCGGACAGCGTGCTTCGGAAGCCCTCACGGGGGTCGTTTTTGTTCTAGCCCTATTTGCCTGCGTGGTGCTGCACGAATTTGGCCACGCCCTTACAGCCCGCCGCTTCGGTATCCAGACCCAGCGCATTACGCTGCTGCCGATCGGCGGCTTGGCTATGCTGGAAAAAATGCCGGAAAAGCCCAAACAGGAACTGATCGTTGCTTTGGCCGGGCCAGCCGTCAACGTCGTGATCGCTTTACTGCTGTTCGCCTATCTGAAACTTTCCGGCCAGGCGTTGCCCACCAGCCAACTGGAAGATCCCAGCCAGATCAGCCTGGGCAAATATTTTATCCCCAATCTGCTGTTTGTCAATGTGCTGCTCTTCGCCTTCAACCTGATCCCGGCCTTCCCAATGGACGGAGGGCGGGTTTTGCGGGCATTGCTGTCCATGCGCTACAGCCGGGCCACCGCCACCAATATCGCTGCGAAAATCGGGCAATTCCTGGCCATCGGCTTCGTCTTCTTTGGGTTGATGTACGATTTCTGGCTCATTTTTATCGGCCTGTTTATTTATCTGGGCGCCAGTGGAGAGGCCAGTTACGAAACCCAGCGTTCCCTGCTTTCGCGCCTCATCGTGGGCGATGTGCTGATGCACCAGTACACGCCCCTTCACGCCTGGGACACCATTGGCAAAGCGGTGGAAACCCTGCTTGACGGGCAGGAAAAGGAGTTCATCGTTACAGAAGACAACCAGATCATCGGCACCATTTCCCGGGATGACATCATAAAAGGCCTGCAAATACTGGGCAAGGAGGAACGCCTCAAACGGATCGTCAACCAGGACTGGATACGGCTGTCTACCGACATGGAACTCAACGAAGCCTACGAACAGATGTCCAGAAAAAAATTGTCCATCTGCCCCGTATACGATGCATCCGGCAATCTGGTGGGCGTTCTCAACCAGGAAAATATCCTCGAAGCAGTAATGGTGGAAAGCGCCAAGGAGGGAAATAGGGCAAAGCCGGGAGCTGTGGCTGAGTGA
- a CDS encoding T9SS type A sorting domain-containing protein has protein sequence MKPIILLFSGLIALSVSLEAQLDERVPSAPACRLPPAPFEGYLYIPPLVNPAARPMATVNVNFLPAGQTLFGNTCAAWPPSAQAAMSHAANIWGSLINTTSTIAIDACWATGMEAGVLGAAGAASYALLTNTLTMTTSWYPAALTEVLLNQPDRYSTEIQAIFNSERSDWYYGTDGAVPANKVDFVTVALHELGHGMGFAGFESIDNGTGPDECEGLPGEGCYGAQSGGDWYADIYTRQVENGSGAALASIRNPSTMVAGLLTSGTGTSGQLFLASSSVLSGNGGAPARLYTPSSYKPGSTYSHFDLSTFGNELMKPQLSYGQAIHDPGLALNLLEDLGWAIDFSALPVTWVSFEAREAKEAIVLHWETGAEQGNAGFEVQRSRGGISWETLGFVAGKGMGSAYEYQDRWPYAGLNYYRLQQLDFDGASNLSKIEVAYFDGGKSENIGFSPNPVRQTLTIAYAGFSEPMPFAIVDLLGLVRHRGVLRSPAEKISLHNLPAGTYWLKVGEEPPLPLVKL, from the coding sequence ATGAAACCGATTATTTTACTCTTTTCGGGGCTTATCGCCCTTTCCGTTTCTCTGGAGGCTCAACTGGACGAGCGCGTTCCTTCGGCGCCGGCTTGCCGGTTGCCGCCCGCTCCCTTCGAAGGCTACCTCTACATTCCACCCCTGGTGAACCCGGCAGCCCGGCCCATGGCCACCGTCAATGTCAACTTTCTGCCGGCCGGCCAGACGTTGTTTGGCAATACCTGCGCCGCCTGGCCGCCCAGCGCCCAGGCAGCCATGTCCCATGCCGCCAATATCTGGGGCAGCCTGATCAATACTACTTCTACCATTGCCATTGACGCCTGTTGGGCGACTGGCATGGAAGCTGGAGTGCTCGGGGCAGCCGGAGCAGCCAGTTATGCTCTTTTGACCAACACGTTGACCATGACAACTAGCTGGTATCCGGCGGCTTTGACCGAGGTTCTTTTGAACCAACCTGACCGTTACAGCACCGAGATTCAGGCCATTTTCAATTCCGAACGCAGCGATTGGTACTATGGCACGGACGGCGCCGTGCCGGCGAACAAGGTCGATTTCGTCACCGTCGCTCTGCACGAACTGGGCCACGGTATGGGCTTTGCCGGTTTTGAAAGCATAGATAACGGTACAGGCCCCGATGAATGCGAAGGGCTTCCCGGGGAAGGTTGTTACGGCGCTCAATCTGGAGGAGACTGGTATGCCGACATTTATACCCGCCAGGTGGAAAACGGTTCCGGCGCCGCTCTGGCCTCGATCAGGAACCCCTCCACTATGGTAGCCGGGCTGCTTACTTCGGGGACAGGAACGAGTGGGCAGTTGTTTTTAGCCAGCTCCTCAGTGCTGTCCGGAAACGGCGGCGCCCCGGCCCGGTTGTATACACCCTCCAGCTACAAACCCGGTTCCACCTACAGCCATTTCGACCTCAGCACTTTCGGCAACGAGCTGATGAAACCACAGCTCTCCTACGGACAGGCCATTCACGACCCGGGCCTGGCGCTCAACCTGCTGGAAGACCTGGGGTGGGCTATCGATTTTTCCGCCCTGCCGGTAACCTGGGTATCTTTTGAAGCACGGGAAGCAAAGGAGGCTATCGTGCTTCATTGGGAAACCGGCGCGGAGCAGGGCAACGCCGGCTTTGAAGTGCAGCGCTCCAGGGGCGGCATCTCCTGGGAAACCCTGGGCTTCGTTGCCGGCAAAGGGATGGGGTCCGCCTACGAATACCAGGACCGCTGGCCCTACGCCGGGCTGAACTATTACCGCCTTCAGCAACTCGATTTTGACGGGGCCAGCAATCTTTCCAAAATAGAAGTTGCTTACTTCGACGGCGGGAAATCGGAAAATATCGGCTTTTCCCCTAACCCGGTGAGGCAAACCCTGACCATTGCCTATGCAGGCTTTTCCGAACCGATGCCTTTTGCCATTGTCGATTTGCTGGGGCTGGTGCGCCACCGGGGCGTCCTGCGATCTCCCGCCGAAAAAATATCCCTCCACAACCTGCCGGCAGGAACCTACTGGCTGAAAGTAGGGGAGGAGCCGCCCCTGCCTCTGGTGAAGCTGTAA
- a CDS encoding 3'-5' exonuclease — MEYLVIDLEMSGDDPSYHDVIEIGAVLYTEEWKEMGRYQSYIYPENEEAFSKPSAEVHGLTLQELQDAPVLDDVLPAFEEWILSLRNLKPDPFDNTRLLKHTMIAGLGIVNDFAFLRASYGIINRRWPFSYRMLDMQSLTHVLFPIFREAGLNVPTRQSLTAIAGHFGLERETEDHSALEDAVLTGRCFKELMGMVGRLKYDF, encoded by the coding sequence ATGGAGTACCTTGTTATAGACCTGGAAATGTCGGGAGATGACCCTTCTTATCACGATGTCATTGAGATCGGCGCCGTGCTTTATACCGAAGAATGGAAAGAAATGGGGCGCTACCAGTCCTATATATACCCGGAGAATGAGGAGGCTTTTTCGAAGCCTTCCGCCGAGGTTCACGGGCTGACCCTGCAGGAACTGCAGGACGCGCCGGTACTCGATGACGTACTGCCTGCGTTTGAAGAGTGGATACTCAGCTTGCGCAACCTCAAACCAGACCCGTTCGACAATACCCGCCTGCTCAAACATACGATGATCGCCGGGCTGGGCATTGTCAACGATTTTGCCTTCCTGCGGGCATCCTACGGCATCATCAACCGGCGCTGGCCGTTCAGCTACCGCATGCTGGATATGCAGTCGCTGACCCACGTCCTCTTCCCCATATTCCGGGAAGCCGGCCTGAACGTACCCACCCGCCAGAGCCTGACGGCCATCGCCGGCCATTTTGGCCTGGAACGGGAAACCGAGGACCACAGCGCCCTGGAAGACGCTGTGCTCACCGGGCGATGCTTTAAGGAGTTGATGGGGATGGTGGGGAGGTTGAAGTATGATTTTTGA
- a CDS encoding sensor histidine kinase, translating into MERTALLESIIESVPYGIVVVERDGKLLLANRLGRSYLKLPEGEGFSMPEYLKAIPALPGQMSFPIRESAASFDLLAVKAGNIYLTIRGRAVPQGLALSIIDVTRAKKAEQHMLDAILEATEAQRRKLSKEIHDGIGPLISTIKLNLDALQLEIKGENARALQMIESMSELLKTMSNDIRSISHNLMPNVLVDFGLVAALDNLCQRVNSSGKVQANFYHSDIRERIGRKMALGLYRISQELINNAVKYAGASTINVQLIRHSNSIVLMVEDDGVGFSPHQPHQSPAMDKGIGLKNIQTRVRSLGGSFILESQPGQGVLATIEVPMSGQGGVDG; encoded by the coding sequence ATGGAGCGCACCGCCTTACTCGAATCCATCATCGAATCAGTGCCCTACGGCATTGTTGTTGTCGAAAGGGATGGAAAGCTTTTACTGGCCAACCGCCTGGGCCGCAGTTACCTGAAGCTGCCGGAAGGAGAAGGCTTTTCAATGCCCGAATACCTGAAGGCCATACCCGCCCTGCCGGGACAGATGTCATTCCCCATTCGGGAATCGGCTGCCAGTTTCGACCTGCTGGCGGTCAAAGCAGGCAACATCTACCTAACCATTCGGGGCCGGGCAGTGCCGCAGGGGCTGGCGCTGAGCATCATCGACGTCACCCGCGCAAAAAAAGCCGAGCAACACATGCTCGACGCCATCCTGGAAGCAACCGAGGCGCAGCGGCGCAAACTCTCCAAGGAAATCCACGACGGGATCGGGCCGTTGATCTCGACCATCAAGCTCAACCTCGACGCGCTGCAGTTGGAAATAAAAGGAGAAAATGCCCGTGCCTTGCAGATGATAGAATCCATGAGCGAACTGCTGAAAACCATGTCCAATGACATCCGCAGCATTTCCCACAACCTGATGCCCAACGTGCTGGTCGATTTCGGGCTCGTGGCTGCCCTGGACAACCTCTGCCAACGGGTGAACAGCAGCGGCAAGGTGCAGGCCAACTTCTATCATTCCGATATCCGGGAGCGGATCGGCCGAAAGATGGCGCTGGGCCTGTACCGCATCAGCCAGGAGTTGATCAACAACGCCGTCAAGTACGCCGGAGCAAGCACCATCAATGTACAGCTGATCCGGCACTCCAACTCCATCGTGCTCATGGTGGAAGACGACGGCGTGGGTTTTTCCCCTCACCAGCCCCACCAAAGCCCCGCCATGGACAAAGGCATAGGGCTCAAGAATATTCAAACCAGGGTGCGGTCGCTGGGTGGTTCTTTTATCCTCGAATCACAGCCGGGCCAGGGGGTGCTGGCTACGATTGAGGTGCCGATGAGCGGGCAGGGGGGGGTGGATGGTTAG
- a CDS encoding IS110 family transposase: MDTLPKTFIGIDVSKDDLVTAFPLAPEQWEVDKFDNNDAGIAALLQKVKELPKPHVVLEATGNYSMKVVFALCENQVPVSVLNPKQSNGFIKGVLLSTTKTDAKDACALALYGQFNKPKSYRIPSDKMLEITQLRVYLKQLKKQQVVISNQLHALEFHVKPLPYVQESLRESLALCKRQIQDTEKGLLSISEDCFDQAYALATSVVGVGPAIAQSLLVATNGFREFDNPKQLAKFVGVCSTQCESGSSIKKRGSISKTGDPNLRALLYMGARSAKRFNQPCKLLYERLRSKGKCHKVAMLAVCNKMLRQMFAVVKSGVKFDNEYHLKNEKAA; this comes from the coding sequence ATGGACACGTTGCCCAAAACTTTCATTGGTATAGATGTCAGCAAAGACGACCTGGTGACAGCTTTTCCGCTTGCCCCCGAGCAGTGGGAAGTCGATAAATTCGACAACAATGATGCCGGGATCGCAGCCCTGCTACAGAAGGTTAAAGAGCTTCCCAAGCCTCATGTCGTGCTCGAAGCCACCGGCAATTACTCCATGAAAGTTGTCTTTGCGCTGTGCGAAAACCAGGTTCCTGTTTCTGTTTTAAATCCTAAACAGAGCAACGGTTTCATTAAGGGCGTACTGCTATCCACGACCAAAACTGACGCCAAAGATGCCTGCGCACTGGCGTTGTACGGGCAGTTCAATAAGCCCAAATCCTATCGTATACCAAGCGACAAGATGCTGGAAATCACCCAATTGAGGGTGTATTTGAAGCAGCTCAAAAAACAGCAGGTAGTTATTTCCAACCAGTTGCACGCCCTCGAGTTCCACGTCAAGCCCCTGCCTTATGTCCAGGAGTCTCTGAGGGAAAGTTTAGCGTTGTGCAAGCGGCAAATCCAGGATACTGAAAAGGGCCTCCTGAGCATTTCGGAGGATTGTTTTGACCAGGCCTACGCTCTGGCCACCTCCGTAGTTGGCGTCGGCCCGGCCATCGCCCAGAGCCTGTTGGTGGCTACCAACGGCTTCCGGGAATTTGACAACCCCAAGCAGCTGGCCAAGTTTGTCGGCGTGTGTTCCACCCAGTGCGAGTCCGGCTCCAGCATTAAAAAACGAGGCAGCATTTCCAAGACGGGAGACCCCAATTTGAGGGCCTTGCTCTACATGGGCGCCCGGTCAGCCAAGCGCTTCAACCAGCCCTGCAAACTGCTGTATGAGCGCCTCAGAAGCAAAGGGAAATGCCACAAAGTGGCCATGCTAGCAGTGTGCAATAAGATGCTCCGGCAGATGTTTGCGGTGGTCAAATCAGGGGTGAAATTCGATAATGAGTACCATCTTAAAAATGAAAAAGCGGCGTAA
- a CDS encoding CHAT domain-containing protein: MAQQPDILILGIANTPAGYLDQIQAEVEGIRTALAKARQQNFCKPEELSQFTFEKLFEEFNDLNQSHRISMLHYTGHSQAAGLLTREGGKDKLLHAGKLRAFLQAQNNLRFVFLNSCFSEAIAEQLVDAGVPVVIGTDSGVQDVAAKKIAVKFYEIFGGGSKTIKQAFELTQQYFEHNKEADDSPFRGIELGSGYPWHLFYQEDEAVAWRLVPESVVDQLERSQDLRKFLIVRDKTEKAGDFSHALRVALQGIGNLMTYDIWQVNEEPGPDKRRYAIEQADVVAYLATPELQGSLEGPLAWARPLLNPARPHFIIAGAGHVPSARQYLQSQGMVAAQNPPVILSEFMTLEQLKKASDLDTIFRELFFKKLIELLGVGGDKGQLLSAFDALNFVEQKQAFDFDDHQKKVNFILIEGTPQSGHELLIRKILAYNGLRPGGQNRPLHINVKKLVPSGFNEQYLWVLLNQNLVGTMSFNPDREEICRKIGQRLRQEDLVVILNEVEEVELAELKQMILNLWKALNEHLPPGDPGNRLFMIFAHTGYRPDHCCVSEVALLAQNPVCHAVSMPVIQPLALDVFNTWYIDESQNFMPESLFRKKIQQHKNDILQKKYIKKVVEEICILLECPEVYDEVFKL; encoded by the coding sequence ATGGCTCAACAACCCGACATACTCATCCTCGGCATAGCCAATACGCCGGCCGGCTACCTCGACCAGATACAGGCTGAGGTGGAAGGCATCCGCACGGCCCTGGCCAAGGCCCGGCAGCAGAATTTCTGCAAGCCGGAGGAGTTGAGCCAGTTCACTTTTGAGAAACTCTTCGAAGAATTCAACGACCTCAACCAGTCGCACCGCATCAGCATGCTGCACTACACCGGCCATTCCCAGGCTGCCGGCCTGCTCACCCGGGAAGGCGGCAAAGACAAGCTGCTGCACGCCGGCAAGCTGCGCGCCTTCCTGCAGGCGCAGAACAACCTGAGGTTCGTTTTTCTCAACAGCTGCTTTTCCGAAGCCATCGCTGAGCAGTTGGTGGACGCCGGCGTGCCGGTAGTGATCGGTACGGATAGCGGGGTGCAGGATGTGGCGGCAAAGAAGATTGCGGTGAAATTCTATGAGATTTTTGGTGGGGGCAGCAAAACCATTAAGCAGGCCTTTGAGCTCACTCAGCAATATTTCGAGCACAACAAGGAGGCAGACGATTCTCCATTTCGGGGAATAGAACTTGGGAGCGGCTACCCCTGGCATTTGTTTTATCAGGAGGATGAGGCGGTGGCGTGGCGGCTGGTGCCGGAAAGCGTAGTGGATCAGCTGGAGCGCTCTCAGGATTTGCGCAAGTTTCTCATCGTACGCGACAAAACCGAAAAGGCCGGCGATTTCAGCCATGCGCTCAGGGTGGCGCTTCAGGGCATCGGCAACCTTATGACGTACGACATCTGGCAGGTGAATGAAGAGCCTGGGCCGGACAAGCGCCGTTACGCCATCGAGCAGGCCGATGTAGTTGCTTATCTCGCTACCCCCGAATTGCAAGGTAGCCTGGAAGGGCCGCTGGCCTGGGCACGGCCGCTGCTGAACCCTGCCCGGCCCCACTTTATCATCGCCGGAGCAGGACACGTGCCCAGCGCCAGGCAGTATCTGCAGAGCCAGGGCATGGTGGCTGCACAAAACCCACCGGTGATCCTTTCCGAGTTTATGACCCTGGAACAGCTGAAAAAGGCCAGCGACCTGGACACCATTTTCCGGGAGTTGTTTTTCAAAAAACTGATCGAACTGCTCGGCGTAGGCGGAGATAAAGGCCAACTGTTATCGGCTTTCGATGCGCTAAATTTTGTAGAACAAAAACAAGCCTTCGACTTTGACGACCACCAGAAAAAGGTGAACTTCATCCTCATTGAAGGCACCCCTCAATCCGGGCATGAGCTGCTGATCCGTAAAATACTGGCTTACAACGGCTTGCGTCCAGGAGGGCAAAACCGGCCACTGCACATCAATGTTAAAAAGCTGGTGCCCAGCGGGTTTAATGAACAATACCTCTGGGTTTTGCTGAACCAAAATCTGGTGGGCACGATGTCATTCAATCCCGACCGGGAAGAAATCTGCCGGAAGATCGGCCAGCGCTTGCGGCAGGAGGACCTGGTGGTTATCCTCAACGAGGTGGAAGAAGTAGAACTTGCAGAACTTAAACAGATGATCCTTAACCTTTGGAAGGCGCTGAATGAACACCTGCCTCCGGGCGACCCCGGAAACCGGCTGTTCATGATCTTTGCCCATACCGGTTACCGGCCGGATCATTGCTGTGTGTCGGAAGTGGCCCTGCTTGCCCAAAATCCTGTTTGCCATGCGGTATCCATGCCAGTCATTCAGCCGCTGGCCCTGGATGTTTTCAACACCTGGTACATTGACGAAAGCCAGAATTTCATGCCCGAAAGCCTGTTCCGCAAAAAGATTCAGCAACACAAGAACGATATTTTGCAAAAGAAATACATCAAAAAGGTCGTAGAAGAGATTTGCATTCTGCTCGAATGCCCGGAAGTCTACGACGAGGTTTTTAAATTATAA
- a CDS encoding response regulator transcription factor: MVEIMIADDHRVFREGMVSILENTGEIKVVAQAQDGKEVMEKLKQVKPELILMDISMGEAGGIETTRLVKEHYPDVRVLVLSMHSESSYIVKMLEAGASGYLLKDAGSAELINAIKAVAGGHTYFSSQVSATLVDQLVKGKKPAGRKEGVTLTRREVEVLRLIAEEFSNSEIADKLFISIRTVDTHRRNLLEKLGVKNTAGLVKYAIKHGLAEG, translated from the coding sequence ATGGTAGAAATAATGATAGCCGACGACCACCGTGTTTTCCGGGAAGGCATGGTCTCTATTCTGGAAAATACCGGAGAGATAAAGGTCGTCGCTCAGGCGCAGGATGGCAAGGAAGTAATGGAAAAACTAAAGCAGGTAAAACCTGAACTCATCCTCATGGATATATCTATGGGGGAAGCCGGCGGCATTGAAACAACCAGGCTGGTCAAAGAGCACTACCCCGATGTCAGGGTACTGGTGCTCTCCATGCATTCCGAAAGCAGTTATATCGTAAAAATGCTGGAGGCCGGCGCCTCCGGGTACTTGCTAAAAGATGCCGGCAGCGCCGAGCTCATCAACGCCATCAAAGCGGTAGCCGGAGGCCATACCTACTTCAGCAGCCAGGTCTCCGCCACCCTGGTCGACCAACTGGTGAAAGGGAAAAAGCCGGCGGGCCGCAAGGAAGGCGTTACGCTTACCCGAAGAGAGGTAGAAGTGCTGCGCCTCATCGCCGAGGAGTTCTCCAATTCGGAAATCGCGGATAAACTTTTCATCAGCATCCGCACGGTAGACACCCACCGCCGCAACCTGCTGGAAAAACTGGGCGTGAAAAATACCGCCGGGCTGGTGAAGTATGCCATCAAACACGGGCTGGCGGAGGGGTGA